In one window of Cryptococcus neoformans var. neoformans JEC21 chromosome 7 sequence DNA:
- a CDS encoding ATP-binding cassette (ABC) transporter, putative: MADSSWVSAASKAISDSSCDKVWDGIDFSSCFREKYLQNVPYLLIAASALYLLSTYPSRWARRSQDPLSTSTLVSSSYPSDLANLESSVILDSLATNLLPPWSASTPSKPAEKLPEGEAERVIMDFVKHKRRDVTRLQDLRFWIGLLGAVTWFEVELARAVVQGSWKDVIFPAWLSLISIIPHSHITPLLSLHSMTSLIFFRTLIIHPNPSKLHIACFAVEMVYCIAMLGLPYHEGLDRLLEGAKSKGGGSLGSFGSKLPKHYEEPASAWSRGTFNFLLPLLFKHYLTPITLENIPAIREDDSSAASLGAFRAFSAKRDATYAKKHSGAKRRRNLGLELAVFFAPELGWQVLWASIFIFFQYLPPNGLRLLLQYVKQRETNPQPTHVAVLYVAMMVIGQCMSAITLAQALYLGRRLCIRIRAIIIAEVFAKALRRRDVSGDVKKSTSNKSSAAAAGKKGNNQAQDGAEGEATAGEGKIANLVSVDAFTISEICAYSYYTVSCPLAIVVNSVLLYQTLGTAAFAGIAVLVALMPAQYGMSKLYMSRQKKFMTATDARLEGITEVIAHIKLIKFNAWEGKFFDRMMITREKELRMLARRFATTVLFQLLVWSTPVIVTGIAFAVHSLWLKQPLTADKAFASLILFNMLKDPLALAQDTVTRLIQASTSCNRIQKYLEEPDTLKYQQLSTPGSNDPQIGFRDAVLGYLTPEEATKLESDQSEPFTLRELNVSFPVGKLSVVCGPVGSGKTTLILGLLGETLLLKGQVFMPDDHANRDGCPIDPATGLADTVAFCAQTPWLVGASIKENIVFGSNWDKKRYDHVVKACALQRDFEIFELGDETEVGEKGTTCSGGQKARISLARAFYSSAKTIILDDVLSAVDAHTARHLYEQILQGPLTQGRTVILVTHQVNLVSPAAEMVVMLDNGIVTASGSPSELTASGALELSEDDSDKASASASTAASTTLGAGSGSPVERDTDDPYIEDQLDSPAEEELVEQQKQVDADRAAQTDKTTRLGKQLVAAETSSQGTVQAATYMLYFKALGGITIWIIVIIVFFGSQMLQVANNAWIKEWANADDRAASGSLLGKAAFTVYQFVIDTRKYVQAEMERKHSTAYYLAIYWAISAFYLIAVVGRVGISFIGALRASRHMYDRLLQRILGARMRFFDSTPSGRILNRLSKDMSSIDQETGEICMYFANSCLSAATVLVVVTVSTPAFLGALVLICFLYWVIGSLYVATNREIKRIDSVTRSPIFISFTEVLVGMSTIRSYGDSARFMRKLFHELDQNTRCFWYLWQVNRILNNYSNFVGALVTVFAALFALKNKSMDAGAVGLSVSYALSFTEYVLWVVRLYAAVEMSMNSVERVGEYLELEVEEESHEKGKEPPAYWPTSDGSIVVENLTCRYAPQLEPVLKDISFVIGPKEKIGVCGRTGSGKSTLALSFFRFLFQESGKITIDGEDISKLSLNALRSRLTILPQEAQLFSGTVRDNLDPFDQHEDADIWDALAQCGLVGKSRLSSRATSRAQSRTDLSALSSSTTKEPNAPLVKSVLKKSLKNAEEGDEEGERVVIRSLEEKVAVGGKNFSQGQRQLLALARGLLKLRNSSFLIMDESTANLDHATDATIQNVLRTGLADTQMLVIAHRLMTVAGLDKILVLDHGKVMEYGTPWELMQNEGGIFRELCKQSGEETQLWEVAKIVYETKQNASSRS; the protein is encoded by the exons ATGGCAGACTCCTCATGGGTTTCTGCGGCTTCCAAAGCCATATCAGATTCGAGCTGCGATAAAGTCTGGGATGGTATAGATTTCAGCTCATGCTTCCGTGAAAA GTATCTGCAAAACGTTCCATATCTCCTTATAGCGGCTTCCGCCCTCTACCTTCTCTCCACCTACCCATCTCGCTGGGCCCGTAGATCCCAGGATCCCTTATCGACCTCAACtctcgtctcttcttcttaccCCTCAGACCTCGCCAACCTCGAATCTAGCGTTATCCTCGATTCCCTCGCTAccaacctcctccccccATGGTCTGCATCTACCCCATCGAAACCCGCAGAGAAACTTCCCGAGGGCGAGGCTGAGCGGGTAATTATGGATTTTGTCAAGCATAAAAGGAGGGACGTGACGAGGCTACAAGATTTAAGGTTTTGGATTGGTCTTTTGGGTGCTGTGACTTGGTTTGAAGTCGAGCTAGCGAGGGCGGTGGTGCAAGGAAGCTGGAAGGACGTCATATTTCCCGCCTGGTTATcgctcatctccatcatcccccACTCTCACATCACGCCTCTCTTGTCATTACATTCTATGACATCGCTTATCTTTTTTCGGACCTTGATTATCCACCCGAACCCTTCGAAATTGCACATCGCGTGTTTTGCCGTGGAGATGGTATACTGCATCGCGATGCTGGGGTTGCCATACCACGAGGGTCTGGATAGGTTGTTGGAAGGTGCGAAGAGtaaaggaggaggtagTTTGGGAAGCTTTGGAAGCAAGCTGCCTAAGCATTATGAAGAGCCTGCTT CGGCATGGTCTCGAGGAACATTCAATTTTTTGCTTCCCCTGCTTTTTAAGCACTACCTTACTCCCATTACGTTGGAGAACATTCCCGCTATCCGTGAAGACGATTCATCAGCTGCTTCCCTCGGTGCTTTCCGAGCTTTCAGTGCTAAACGGGACGCTACTTACGCCAAAAAACATAGCGGGgccaagaggagaaggaatcTGGGTCTTGAACTGGCTGTGTTCTTTGCTCCTGAACTCGGTTGGCAAGTT CTCTGGGCGtcaatcttcatcttcttccaatatCTCCCTCCAAATGGTCTTCGATTACTCCTGCAATACGTCAAACAGCGAGAGACTAACCCCCAGCCGACACACGTAGCCGTCCTCTACGTGGCTATGATGGTTATTGGACAATGTATGTCCGCAATCACCCTCGCCCAGGCATTATACCTCGGTAGACGATTGTGTATTAGAATTCGAGCAATTATCATTGCTGAAGTATTTGCGAAAGCTCTTCGAAGGAGAGATGTCTCCGGCGACGTGAAAAAATCAACATCTAACAAATCCtccgctgctgctgctggtaaAAAAGGGAACAACCAAGCTCAAGACGGCGCTGAAGGTGAAGCTACGGCGGGCGAAGGAAAAATCGCGAACCTCGTCTCTGTCGATGCGTTTACTATCTCCGAGATCTGCGCTTACTCGTATTACACCGTCTCCTGCCCTCTCGCCATCGTCGTCAATAGTGTGCTTCTTTACCAAACCCTCGGCACCGCTGCTTTCGCGGGTATCGCCGTCTTGGTGGCCCTCATGCCTGCTCAGTATGGGATGAGCAAGCTCTACATGAGCCGCCAGAAAAAGTTTATGACAGCTACCGACGCAAGGCTCGAAGGTATCACCGAAGTCATTGCCCACATTAAACTCATCAAATTCAACGCTTGGGAGGGCAAGTTCTTTGACCGGATGATGATTACTCGTGAAAAGGAGTTGCGCATGCTCGCTCGCCGATTCGCGACTACAGTCCTATTCCAGCTACTCGTATGGAGTACACCGGTGATAGTCACTGGTATAGCTTTTGCTGTGCATAGCTTGTGGTTGAAGCAGCCTCTCACGGCTGACAAGGCGTTTGCATCGTTGATTCTGTTCAACATGCTGAAAGACCCTCTTGCCCTCGCTCAAGACACTGTGACAAGGTTGATCCAAGCGTCAACCTCTTGTAATCGTATCCAAAAATATCTTGAGGAACCTGACACTCTCAAGTACCAACAGCTCTCCACTCCTGGGTCCAATGACCCTCAAATCGGGTTCAGAGACGCTGTCCTCGGTTATTTGACTCCGGAAGAGGCTACCAAACTCGAATCCGATCAATCTGAACCTTTTACTCTTCGCGAATTAAACGTGTCCTTCCCCGTCGGTAAGCTGAGTGTGGTCTGCGGCCCAGTGGGCTCAGGAAAGACGACCCTCATTCTCGGTTTGCTCGGTGAGACACTGCTTCTCAAGGGACAGGTGTTCATGCCGGACGATCATGCCAATAGGGACGGATGTCCTATCGATCCTGCCACCGGACTTGCCGATACCGTAGCATTCTGCGCCCAAACACCTTGGTTAGTCGGTGCTAGTATTAAGGAAAACATTGTTTTTGGTTCCAATTGGGATAAAAAGAGGTATGACCATGTAGTCAAAGCTTGTGCTCTCCAGCGAGACTTCGAGATCTTTGAGCTTGGCGATGAGACAGAAGTGGGAGAAAAGGGTACTACCTGTTCTGGCGGCCAAAAGGCGCGTATCTCCCTTGCTCGTGCTTTCTACTCGTCCGCAAAGaccatcatcctcgacGACGTTCTCTCAGCAGTGGATGCCCACACGGCTCGACACCTGTACGAGCAAATTCTTCAGGGACCGCTTACCCAGGGTAGGACAGTGATTCTCGTGACTCACCAGGTGAATTTGGTTAGTCCAGCAGCGGAAATGGTCGTCATGCTCGATAATGGGATTGTTACCGCTTCCGGCTCTCCTTCAGAGTTGACAGCTTCAGGTGCATTGGAATTgtcggaagatgatagTGACAAGGCGAGCGCTAGCGCAAGCACCGCTGCGTCTACTACATTGGGGGCCGGAAGCGGTTCACCCGTCGAACGTGATACCGATGACCCATATATTGAAGACCAACTCGACTCCCcggctgaagaagaactcGTTGAACAGCAAAAACAAGTGGACGCAGACCGTGCTGCTCAGACAGACAAAACCACCCGTCTCGGCAAACAGCTTGTAGCCGCCGAAACTTCATCTCAGGGTACTGTGCAAGCTGCAACATATATGCTCTACTTCAAAGCTTTGGGAGGTATCACTATCTGGATTATCGTGATTATTGTGTTTTTTGGTTCCCAAATGCTTCAGGTCGCGAACAATGCTTGGATCAAGGAATGGGCCAATGCTGATGACAGGGCGGCTTCTGGTTCGCTCTTGGGCAAAGCAGCATTCACTGTCTATCAGTTCGTGATTGACACCAGGAAGTATGTTCAAGCAGAGATGGAACGAAAGCATTCGACAGCGTATTATCTGGCAATATATTGGGCCATCTCCGCTTTCTACTTAATTGCTGTTGTCGGTAGGGTTGGTATTTCTTTTATCGGAGCATTGAGGGCCAGTCGTCACATGTATGATCGTCTGTTGCAGCGGATCTTGGGCGCGAGGATGAGGTTCTTTGATTCTACACCTTC GGGTCGAATTCTGAACCGGTTGAGTAAAGACATGTCTTCTATCGACCAGGAAACCGGTGAAA TCTGTATGTACTTTGCCAACTCATGTCTCTCGGCTGCAACCGTCTTGGTTGTCGTGACTGTATCAACTCCTG CCTTTCTCGGTGCTTTGGTCCTTATTTGTTTCTTGTACTGGGTTATTGGGTCACTCTACGTGGCCACTAACCGAGAAATCAAGCGCATTGAC AGTGTCACCAGGTCTCCCATCTTTATCAGCTTCACTGAGGTCCTTGTCGGTATGTCAACGATTCGCTCTTATGGCGATAGCGCCCGCTTCATGCGCAAGCTATTCCATGAACTTGACCAAAACAC ACGTTGCTTCTGGTACCTATGGCAGGTCAATCGAATTCTTAACAACTACTCGAACTTCGTTGGCGCTTTGGTCACTGTCTTTGCTGCGCTTTTTGCTCTCAAGAACAAGTCGATGGATGCTGGTGCAGTAGGATTGTCTGTCAGTTATGCTT TGTCTTTCACTGAATACGTTTTGTGGGTCGTCAGGCTATACGCTGCTGTTGAAATGTCCATGAACAGTGTTGAGCGTGTAGGTGAAT ACCTTGAACTtgaagtcgaagaagagagtcatgaaaaagggaaggaacCTCCTGCCTACTGGCCGACTAGCGATGGATCGATCGTTGTTGAAAATCTGACCTGTCGATATGCTCCTCAG CTCGAGCCTGTCCTCAAAGACATCTCATTCGTTATTGGGCCCAAAGAGAAGATAGGTGTATGTGGTAGAACCGGTAGTGGAAAGAGTA CTCTTGctctttcattcttcaGGTTCTTGTTCCAAGAATCTGGTAAAATCACAATTGATGGCGAAGATATCTCAAAACTGAGCCTCAATGCGCTCAGGTCAAGGCTTACCATCCTTCCTCAAG AGGCCCAGCTCTTCTCCGGAACTGTACGTGACAACCTCGATCCATTTGATCAGCATGAAGACGCCGATATCTGGGATGCCCTTGCTCAATGCGGTCTTGTTGGCAAATCTCGACTCTCAAGCCGCGCTACAAGTCGAGCTCAATCCAGGACTGACCTGAGTGCTTTGAGCTCCTCTACTACTAAAGAGCCTAATGCCCCTCTTGTCAAGAGCGTTCTGAAGAAAAGCTTAAAAAATGCcgaggaaggtgatgaagagggggaaCGGGTTGTCATCAGAAGTTTAGAAGAGAAAGTCGCCGTAGGTGGGAAGAATTTCA GTCAAGGACAAAGGCaacttcttgctcttgctcgGGGTCTCCTCAAGCTCCGCAATTCCAGCTTTCTCATTATGGATGAAAGCACAGCCAACCTCGACCACGCCACGGATGCCACAATCCAGAATGTGTTGCGTACAGGTTTGGCTGATACTCAGATGTTGGTCATCGCCCATCGCCTGATGACTGTCGCTGGTCTTGACAA GATCTTGGTGCTTGATCACGGAAAGGTAATGGAGTATGGTACACCTTGGGAATTGATGCAGAATGAAGGAGGCATCTTTAGGGAACTGTGCAAGCAAAGCGGAGAAGAGACTCAGTTATGGGAA GTGGCCAAGATCGTCTACGAAACCAAGCAAAACGCTTCATCTAGGTCCTAG
- a CDS encoding hydrophilic protein, putative — MSAPTTAPVLTPDQARLAALNRLKAKNKLTANTTGGNAAGPSNGNHGNAGPAYVNRREAIPSSARNMVQQQAEADKAKPLPLRRDPSLGKYFEYDLSKMRNSRGGFLTEEDKEGDRIKSVAELAREKERQLQMIREGEEPAIIPDRSPRCVECGTLEINYQFLKVFDVRVCKSCEKKLPEKYSLLTKTECKEDYLLTDPELKDVDLLPHLLRPNPHASTYSNMMLFLREQVEKVAFQKWGGEEGLDNEWKRREEFKKRKREEKFEQGLRDLRKRTRNNLYQRKQEAQHVHEFEDVEEVYDEQEQTTKLLQRCFGCGSEQEVEVL, encoded by the exons ATGTCGGCTCCCACCACCGCACCAGTACTTACCCCAGATCAGGCCCGCTTGGCAGCTCTCAACAGGCTAAAAGCCAAGAACAAGCTCACTGCAAATACTACAGGCGGCAACGCTGCGGGGCCAAGTAACGGCAATCATGGCAACGCTGGACCAGCGTATGTCAACAGGAGGGAAGCGATACCGTCATCGGCTAGGAATATGGTTCAGCAACAGGCGGAGGCAGACAAGGCAAAACCATTGCCTTTACGGCGTGATCCTTCTCTG GGGAAATACTTTGAATACGATCTCTCCAAGATGCGAAACTCCAGAGGAGGTTTTctgacagaagaagataaagaaggtGACCGAATTAAATCTGTTGCGGAATTagcgagggagaaggagaggcagTTGCAGATGAtaagggaaggggaagaacCGGCGATCATACCCGATCGGTCACCGAGATGTGTGGAGTGTGGGACGCTGGAGATTAATTATCAGTTTTTGAAG GTGTTTGATGTTAGAGTGTGTAAGAGTTGTGAAAAGAAGCTTCCGGAAAAGTACTCTTTGTTGACAAAGACGGAATGTAAGGAA GATTACCTTCTCACAGACCCAGAGCTCAAAGATGTCGACCTGCTACcccacctcctccgccCAAATCCTCATGCATCAACGTACAGCAATATGATGTTATTTCTACGAGAACAAGTTGAAAAAGTGGCATTCCAGAAATGGGGcggggaggaagggttAGATAATgaatggaaaaggagagaagagttcaaaaagcggaagagagaggaaaagtTTGAGCAAGGATTGAGAGA TCTTCGAAAACGGACGAGAAATAACTTGTATcaaagaaaacaagaagCTCAACATGTCCATGAatttgaagatgttgaggaaGTGTACGACGAGCAAGAGCAGACGACTAAGTTGCTCCAAAGATGTTTTGGGTGCGGTTCCGAGcaagaggtggaggtgctTTGA
- a CDS encoding expressed protein yields the protein MAGPPPIPSKTRPSFTNPFYRNSNASSSSTASSPPPSYDTHSSHPTQPPRPSTTQQFEPVQYTSLSSLTKNKPKHTHANQPASYEYQPDPSRQGYSTQGFESQGRAVNENVNAGRRLPPMPGQGQARTGTPTEPSQRAVHSASAPPPPPPRTGSGLQSYIPSGAQSGFDSAAKGVRGATDTVKDGFYSVANQQRKEQVMSGIGKLGVGAVKLAGKGVYQVGKFATK from the exons ATGGCAGGCCCACCGCCTATTCCCTCCAAGACAAGGCCTTCCTTTACCAACCCCTTCTACCGCAATTCAAACGCTAGTTCCAGCTCCACGGCCTCTTCACCGCCTCCATCATATGACACTCACTCATCCCATCCCactcaacctcctcgaccGTCTACTACCCAACAGTTCGAGCCAGTACAATACActtcactctcttctttgacaaAGAACAAACCGAAGCATACGCATGCAAATCAACCGGCTAGTTACGAATACCAGCCTGACCCATCGAGGCAGGGGTATTCAACTCAAGGCTTTGAGTCACAAGGCCGGGCTGTGAATGAGAATGTTAATGCAGGTAGAAGGCTGCCACCGATGCCTGGTCAAGGCCAAGCAAGAACGGGGACTCCTACAGAACCTTCTCAGCGTGCAGTTCATTCTG CTTCAGCaccgcctcctccaccacctaGAACAGGATCTGGATTGCAGAGTTACATTCCTAGTGGAGCGCAATCTGGATTCGACTCGGCCGCCAAGGGCGTTAGAGGCGCAACAGATACGGTAAAAGATGGATTCTACTCAGTGGCAAACCAGCAGAGGAAAGAACAG GTGATGTCCGGCATAGGAAAATTAGGAGTTGGTGCTGTCAAACTCGCCGGCAAGGGCGTGTATCAAGTGGGCAAATTCGCTACAAAATAA